GATAATTCTAAATTAAGCAAAGGGCCAACATTCATTGTCATTGGTTCCGCTAAATCTGGCACGACTACGCTCTGTGATCAGCTTGCTGAGCATCCGGAGGTATTCGTTACATCACCGAAAGAGCCTAAGTTCTTCTCAGACGATGATTATTATCATGACCGGCCTGAACAATATTTCAGCCTCTACGCTAAAGCGCATGGTGCGAAGGCACGAGGTGAGGGGAGTGTTAGCTATACCATACGTGATAACCATCCACAGACAGCCGAACGGATTTATGCATGCAATACTGACATCCGTCTTATTTATATCGTGCGACATCCTGTGAAACGCTTGATTTCACACTACAGAATGTATCGAAAGCAATACCCAGATGGAAAAGAGCTGTCTGATAGTCTTAATGATCCTGCACTGAACGCATTTCTTATCCAGGGATCGTCCTATCAATGGCAGCTGGATGCCTATTTAGAGTACTTTTCAGAAGATGCGATCAAGGTGGTTTTTCTTGAGGATATGGCATCAGATGGAGAAGCTGTTCTCCGAGAATGCTATGAGCACATCGGTGTGGATGTTAACTGGAAAAACAGCAATGTGGACTGGGTTGCAAATAAGTCAGATGGCAGAGGGTTTCGTTGTTGGTTGGCAAAAACAATTACACACATACCAGGATATCGTAGGCTTAAAGCATTACTACCGAGAGAGATGATTCTTAAGCTCAAAGATCGATACGGATTAATTCCGCCTTCACCTAAAATAGATATTCCTGATGATTGTTTGGAGTACATAGGCCGCGTTTTGGAAAAGAGATCGCGAGATTTTCTAGTAAAATACGGTAAGCCTGCGAACTATTGGACATATCAGGAACAAGGATCTATTACGTCGAAATGAGTAAATTTAGAGAAATGCACATCGCGTTTTGTTGTGATGACTTATACGCACCGTATTTATGTGTTACTTTGGCGTCTTTGCGTCAGAACTGCTGTGATCTTAGATCTTATCACATATGGGTTGTTTCCGCTGGG
This region of Oceaniferula flava genomic DNA includes:
- a CDS encoding sulfotransferase, with protein sequence MADNSKLSKGPTFIVIGSAKSGTTTLCDQLAEHPEVFVTSPKEPKFFSDDDYYHDRPEQYFSLYAKAHGAKARGEGSVSYTIRDNHPQTAERIYACNTDIRLIYIVRHPVKRLISHYRMYRKQYPDGKELSDSLNDPALNAFLIQGSSYQWQLDAYLEYFSEDAIKVVFLEDMASDGEAVLRECYEHIGVDVNWKNSNVDWVANKSDGRGFRCWLAKTITHIPGYRRLKALLPREMILKLKDRYGLIPPSPKIDIPDDCLEYIGRVLEKRSRDFLVKYGKPANYWTYQEQGSITSK